In Dermacentor silvarum isolate Dsil-2018 chromosome 2, BIME_Dsil_1.4, whole genome shotgun sequence, the following proteins share a genomic window:
- the LOC119442636 gene encoding cytochrome c oxidase subunit 5A, mitochondrial, producing the protein MFAVLARSGVNALRAATIPKNAVLPIATASARQMSKHSQETDEEFDARYEAYFNRKDIDSWEIRKAMNDLQGFDVVPEPKIVIAALKACRRLNDFALAVRFLESIQYKCGSKVKEIYPYILQEIRPTLTELGISTPEELGYDKPEYYVPLDYET; encoded by the exons ATGTTTGCTGTGCTTGCCCGTTCCGGTGTGAACGCACTACGAGCCGCCACCATCCCCAAAAATGCAGTTCTTCCAATTG CAACTGCCTCTGCGCGGCAGATGTCCAAGCACAGCCAGGAGACAGATGAGGAGTTTGACGCCCGCTACGAAGCGTACTTCAACCGCAAAGACATTGACAGCTGGGAGATTCGCAAGGCCATGAACGACCTACAGGGATTTGACGTGGTACCCGAACCCAAAATCGTCATCGCAGCCCTAAAGGCTTGTCGACGGCTCAACGACTTCGCTCTGGCTGTTAGATTCCTAGAGTCCATTCAG TACAAGTGTGGCAGCAAGGTGAAGGAGATCTACCCATACATCCTTCAAGAGATTCGCCCTACTCTCACTGAATTGGGCATCAGCACCCCCGAGGAGCTAGGATACGACAAGCCCGAGTACTACGTGCCTCTGGACTATGAGACGTAG